The DNA sequence TTTCCAAGAAACTGGGCAATTGAGTGACGTCACAACGTCTTTTCATATTTGACTACTAGAGGGCGTTTATTGGGCCAAACAAACAGCAAACACTGCCACATTTCTCAGGGTTGCTGGGAAGTATTTGTAGTTCATGGCAGCCCTGGAAGGTCGCTGTGACCTCGTGGAATAAGGGAAATCTTCATGTCTTGGCAATTATTGGTCCGATTACCAGTCCATGTAAGGTTTTAAGTACTTGATACTGACTTTAAAGCCCCATTATGTCCACCCCCGCCAAGAAAGTCAGAAAGAGCCAGGCTCAAGTCAAAAGTTTGCCGAATATCTTGATCACCGGTACTCCGGGCACGGGAAAGAGTACCTTAAGTAAGGTTTTAGGAGAGAAATCGGGATTAAAGTGGATCAGTATTGGCGATTTTGCCAAGGAGAAAGGATTCTTGGGCGACTATGATTCGGAATTGGAGTGTCACGAATTGGAAGAGGACCCGTTGTTGGATGAGCTGGAGGATCTGATCGGAGCGGGAGGAATCATTGTAGATCATCATGTAACAGACTTCTTTCCGGAgagatattttgatattgtgtTTGTGCTTCGAACCGACAATGGCCATCTCCATGATCGACTCAAAGCCAGAGATTATAACGAGAAGAAACTGCAAAACAATCTGGAGTGCGAAATCTTCCAAACCATCTTGGACGAGGCCAAGAACTCCTATGACGAAAACATAGTTCACGAACTGACGAGCAATCAAAAGAGTGACATTGAATCGAATCTTGAGCGGATTTTGGCTTGGATTGACCAATGGAAGTCCGATAATAGCATGAAATAAACGcactttggccttgatccGGTGGCCGTCCTGATCTCAACTCCTATTTCATTCGTTTGTTTCAGTCATGATGGAATTGCTGTGCGATACCAAGTCATATGCTTGGGGCAAGATTGGGGGCCAAAGTGAAGTTTTTAGCCTCAGACGATCTGTGGATCCAGAGTCTGTGAGTGACGAGAGTCAGCCGTACGCAGAATTGTGGATGGGAACTCATCCCAGTGGGCCATCGAGGATAAAGAGCAATTCTGAACCTCTGAAAGAGTTCCTCGAGAGCCAGCCAGACCTTTTGGGTTCATCAGTGACTCAATTTGGCAAAGATCTACCCTACTTATTCAAGGTCCTCTCCGTCAATAAGGCTTTATCCATTCAGGCCCATCCGAATAAGGAACATGCTGAACGACTTTTCAAAGAAAGGCCTAACATATATAAGGATCCCAACCATAAACCCGAGATGGCCATTGCTTTAACCCCATTCCAAGGTCTGTGCGGATTCAGACCGCTACAAGAGATTCAAAAGAATGTTCAAGAATCTCCTCTAAAAGACATATTAAAGGAGGGTGTCGCCGAAGCCTTGCTAGCCGCCACTCCATCAACATATTCTGAGGCGCTGAAGGAAGCCTTCAAGGACTTAATGACAACACCAAAGGAGACCATAGCGAACGAGTTTGCAAAGTTCAAAACAACTCTGGAATCCACAAACACTTCAGATCTGAATTCAACCCAAAGATTGTTCCTGACCCTTGCTGAGCAGTATCCCGAGGACGTTGGCTGTTTTGTCATCTATTTCGTGAATCTGGTCGAGCTCAATCCTGGAGAGGCTCTGTTTCTGGGCCCCAATTTGATCCACGCGTACTTATCAGGGGACTGCATTGAATGCATGGCTTGCTCCGACAATGTTGTTCGCTCTGGACTAACGCCCAAACTGATTGACACGCCCACCTTAATCGAAATGCTAGATTACTCTTGCAAGCCTGTCGACGATATGAAATTCCAACCGGAGCAAGAAACTGAATGGACGACAGTTTACAATCCACCAGTCCCTGATTTTGCCGTAGTCAAAATCGACATTGATAGTGACAGCATGATTGAGATCCCGAAACGGTCCTCTGCTTCGATTTTCCTGGTTATTTCTGGCTCTGGTCGGTACGAATTTGAAGAAGGGCCTCAGTCCTTTCAGAGAGGGGCTGTACACTTCTTGGGTGCCAATCAAGGCCTCAAGATTGTTAAGCAGTCGCAGGAAAAGATTGTGATCTACCAAGCCTTTTGCTGAAGCAAAAATAGCGCGTTGATGAACTCGATCTGTCTGAAATTAGCTGTCGATTTGCGCGGTAAATCCCGTTGAGATTCGTCAGGGTTCCTCGAAATTATAAGATTACAATAAATACTGATATTGAACGTTAGATTATCTGGTTATTAAATTATCAATTTCACCctttgctttgttttgttttaggtCATTAAAATGGCGTCTAGTGATGCCCTAAAACGAATGGAGGCTCAAGCCAATGCTGCCGACCAACTCATTTCGGTCTTGAAGAAACAGATTCAAGAGATCAAATGCGTCGCCCAGAACGTGGATTTTGACTCTGAGATCAAAACACTGAAGTCTGAAAACTTGTCTTTGAAAACTGAAATTGACACGTGGAAAGGTCGCTTGATAGCCGAGGAAACCAAAAAAGGCGTTCCTCAATATCCTGTTCCAGGTAGATAATTTTGAGAGTCGACCATTACATCTAAATTGATTGATGTTAGTAATTGCATGTTACAGTGGCTCTATTTTGATTAATAACTTTCTTTAGTTTAAAGATTTCTCGTGTTATCTAAAGTTTTGATTGTTGAAGAAGTTGGTTCCATTTTGAGTTATGTGTAGACCTAGAAAAAGAAGCTAAAAACCTATAACCAAggtttttacatttttcggcaaaattttggacaaaatacCTAAAACCTcgtttttgggggaaaaatcctttttttgtacttttttggGCGTTTTTCATGCTTACTTATTAAAAGGGCAGGGTTAAAAAAATTTTAGTTGCTGTTGCAAtggtttgaacttgaaaaaacaGAATTTCTGCTTAAAATGCGGTTGTAAGTACGAGCAAgccttttgatgagattgaaaaatggtcacttcaCACCAAATCCATAACTGACTTGATTTACAAAAGTTCTCACGACATATAACTTCCtctttattttacaaaaacatgcatttgtttcattcctttgaatttttttctaCGATGGAGAAAAGATATCATTTTTGAGCACgtttttaacaaattttgcaattttttcacctttttaacaaattttactcgttttccaattttatgaCTGATTTTACTACCTTTTTTGCtggatttttcttccttttttccgaggtctagtTTTGAGTACACCCTGATGCAAAATTTGTTCTGGTCGCCATTTGCATGTTGTTTTAGTGGTAATTATAGTGCTTCATCCAATCAGAATTTAAAAACTTATAGGGTAGTCTTGAGCTATTGCTATCCAAGAAACACCTCCTATTCTGACTATGTTCAAATCGTTCGATAAggtattattttgatttgatttccttCGATCCCCCATTTCTGCTGGTTCTCAGTGTCTAAATCTCTGCAAAAAATCAACCCGCTCCACGTCCAGTAACATTGGCTGACTTTCAATCGCTTGATATCGTTTTTTAATATTTAAGAGGGAGGGAAAATGGTCTAGGAGCTTcccaaaaaaaagactttCGATGGTGTATGGTTAAGATTGATGTGATATTATTTTAATTCCATGGCTTCATCTACAACTGAGCGTCTCGAGAGAAAGCTCGAAAAGACGTCGCAAATTTGAAGACAGAAAAACTACAAAGCTTATTTGGGCATATCATTGGTATTCTTTGTAGATCTATTGTGCTTgtaaatattatcaaaaaacCAATTGGAACGAATTTTTGTGTCAGGTGTATTTGTTAGTGTTTAAGGCGGGGATAATAAAATTTGTTAATTCTGATTGATTCTCACATCTTAATGGCATGTTCTCTGAATACTTAACTTTTGAACCAAGCCCTAAAGCTCAATTTTTGTCCAATAGTGCCATATTGAACAAATTGCATTGCCAAGTTACGATTTACACCACATGTAAACAAAGATTAAAGCCTTTGCCTACAGAATGTGTCGGCCTATTTTTTAATTGTATTGATCACATATTTCCCTGTTGCTTTCCTTATCCTATTGCTTTTCGTCTTTAAAACCATAGCCTTGTTCTGCTTTCAGTCTCCAAAAGTTCTCCCAGTGTGACGGAAACTAGCTCCGCTGAAATCGAAAAAACGAGTGAACCACCAAAGGCTCATCAAGATCAATCACAAACCGAAGGGAAGAAATCCAATAAGAAGGATAATAAAAAGAAGCTCAAAGAAGGcggaaaagaaaatcaagctCAACCATCCGCGGATGCGCCTATCGATGTGGGCAGGTAAGCTGGATCATTGTATTATATCCAGTTCTGACGAGAGTACGTAGTAACCTTTGGAACGGGTGCCAACCTTGATAATTCATAATTATTGTTGGTTGAGCCCTCATTGGGTAACGCAttcagaaaatggcaaaagacgTTGAGTTGTTTCGATGGTGcgtgaaaagaaagtttgtATCAAGGGCTTgctgacaaaaaaaagaaagctgtGTTTCCATATGAAgaattgcaaatatttcagGGTTTAATCTCCACGGCTTTTACTAGCCCTTTTTTCCTTCGATTGATATTTGACGTGATTGGGGAAGCAGAGCTTTAGAAGACGATATCAAAAGCAAATAtacccaaacaaaaattacGAGGGCGAATCAAGTATACATGAGACTAGGCCTATAACTTTAGAATgagccaattttttttaaatgtgagCTCGGGGGATAAATCTTCCACTCTCTTCCATCAAGTTTCATGtttacaatcaaatcaaaaaaatacgTCCACAACCTTCTTTATGCCGTTGAAGTCGACATCGTTCGCATACCCCTACGGCTTTTATCATCAAGTTCTTGATTTCCGACCATAGAGGTATCAAAGGACCCTAAGCCCTCAGGGGGTGGGGGCTCTTGATACACCTCGGGAGTGGGACACTTGTCGAGCTGTAGTGTTtgaatccaaaaatatttcatgaagacAACTGAAGACGAACACACGCATCAAGGGCACTGGACGAAGCAGACCCTGGAGCACATCTTCAAAGTTGACCTCCTGGTCAATTG is a window from the Tigriopus californicus strain San Diego chromosome 2, Tcal_SD_v2.1, whole genome shotgun sequence genome containing:
- the LOC131891731 gene encoding aminoacyl tRNA synthase complex-interacting multifunctional protein 1-like isoform X2 — translated: MSWQLLVRLPVHVIKMASSDALKRMEAQANAADQLISVLKKQIQEIKCVAQNVDFDSEIKTLKSENLSLKTEIDTWKGRLIAEETKKGVPQYPVPVSKSSPSVTETSSAEIEKTSEPPKAHQDQSQTEGKKSNKKDNKKKLKEGGKENQAQPSADAPIDVGRLDMRVGLIRSATKHPDADALYVEEVDVGEDKPRTVISGLVKFIPLEEMQNRKAILLCNLKPSKMRGIMSEAMVMCASTPDKVEILSPPESSKPGDPILVDGFTRNPDAQLNPKKKIFEACAPDLKVSGDKVATYKGVAWTVNGEKCHAQTLSNVQIK
- the LOC131891752 gene encoding adenylate kinase isoenzyme 6-like, with amino-acid sequence MSTPAKKVRKSQAQVKSLPNILITGTPGTGKSTLSKVLGEKSGLKWISIGDFAKEKGFLGDYDSELECHELEEDPLLDELEDLIGAGGIIVDHHVTDFFPERYFDIVFVLRTDNGHLHDRLKARDYNEKKLQNNLECEIFQTILDEAKNSYDENIVHELTSNQKSDIESNLERILAWIDQWKSDNSMK
- the LOC131891731 gene encoding mannose-6-phosphate isomerase-like isoform X1; translation: MMELLCDTKSYAWGKIGGQSEVFSLRRSVDPESVSDESQPYAELWMGTHPSGPSRIKSNSEPLKEFLESQPDLLGSSVTQFGKDLPYLFKVLSVNKALSIQAHPNKEHAERLFKERPNIYKDPNHKPEMAIALTPFQGLCGFRPLQEIQKNVQESPLKDILKEGVAEALLAATPSTYSEALKEAFKDLMTTPKETIANEFAKFKTTLESTNTSDLNSTQRLFLTLAEQYPEDVGCFVIYFVNLVELNPGEALFLGPNLIHAYLSGDCIECMACSDNVVRSGLTPKLIDTPTLIEMLDYSCKPVDDMKFQPEQETEWTTVYNPPVPDFAVVKIDIDSDSMIEIPKRSSASIFLVISGSGRYEFEEGPQSFQRGAVHFLGANQGLKIVKQSQEKIVIYQAFC